Below is a window of Impatiens glandulifera chromosome 2, dImpGla2.1, whole genome shotgun sequence DNA.
CATGGGGTATGTCTAAGCGACCATAACTGCGGTCAAGTGTGTCGCAACGAGGGTTTCACCGGTGGTGATTGTGCTGGCTTTCGCCTCCGTTGCTTCTGCACTCGCACTTGCTAGCTAGTAAATTACATTTTGGTAATTGAGAAACTCGATTTGATCTATCAATAAgctattatttcaataattgtCATCTTCTTCCTATTAATGATGTCATAAGATATTAACGTTGTTGGtgttcttcttcttattatccTTGTTTcaactttaattaatttctaaaatttttaatatccgTTCCTTTTATTTAAGTGTTTGTATGTAAACACATCTCCCAAGTCCTAACAAAATTATGTAACTACATTAAGAGAATAATCAATGTtgttaacaaaaaaacaaaaactattaaattcaatttaaaaagttaGATTCAACTCCACATAAGTAAGATTTGCGGACatacatattaaaataagtaaGATCAAACGTACACATATCTTAGTGAAGCTTGGTTAGAGTCTTGTCTTGAGCCCCAACTCAAATTGAGATACAAATGTTTTTCTTATGTAAGGTATAGAAATCCTTCAAGATTATTTCTATATTCTTTTGAACAACAAACTACAAATGAACTGAGTCCCATGAGAACAATGCAACCTCTCTTATGGATTGTTAAATATTGCAATAATATTAACTATCCCTACTATCTTCAAAATTATAGAATGTTCAATGATGGTCTTTAGAAGGTCTCTTTTGGTAAATTagtttttgattttgtttaaaatatataagtataaactGAATCAAACTTACTTAAAGCATCAAAATAAGTTGAAATATCACACTATTCACACTtacttaagaataagctagagcctaacaaaattgaataaaaacgGAATCAAATTTaccaatattaaaattaaatacactatatcttcaaataaagttaagataattttttattaattaaaataatttgtttcaaattattattttatttttaatttattgattatagtttaaaaacatatttaaccaactcaatatataatatattcacaCGTCCATAGAAAGTatgtaaaattttgataaaagtcCATAGAAAGTatgtaaaattttgataaaatatagcCAAAATAGCtgagtttgaatttaaatttatccaaaAATTAATATGATCCATGatcacctaaattaaaataattcataaaaataaggttaaaataatcttttattcatttaaaatttcacaaataatatattatatttttaaaaatattaaaattgaattaataaaattgttttatttatttgtcatAACTAATAGTTTAGTAGTAGAGTAAAAACATTGATGACCTCCTATTTTTCACATTCAAATCATTTCCAAAACCAAAAATAGTATTGTGGCTTTTAGTACAAAATACAATTTGTAATAAAAGgtgacatttataataaatttatttacatacaattatactttttttttctcaagaaAACTGTCCATAGAGGAGGGAATGTGaaaaaaatgatgtttgattgtataaaaaaattaggaaaattttctcttctctcttcttttaattctatttttcaaCCAAGGGCTTCTTATCATTATTTTCCTAGTTCTCTCCTACAAATTAACTATCATCCctcatataaaacaaaaaattaggGTGAAAAATCTTTAACAAATAAGAAATGTATGTCACAAATGAGTCAAACTATTATCCTTTATAAGgacatatttatatatgagGGTCATATACTATACCTCTACCTGATGACTCTACCTGATGACTCTAACAAATAAGAAATGTATGTCACAAATGTCACATCTACCCTCACTAATTTGTTAGATCACATTATATCatcattttagacatttttattCATCATTCTCTCCATCCTCTAGTTTAGACCCAAATATCCTACCATTACATATAACTTTACTTTGAACATTATAcattaataaacttatttttagaCATTTTGATTGATTATAATCCCTCCACTAAAATCAGTATCAACTAGGATTCGAACCCTAATATCACATctaaaatgtgaacactttaaccaaaaaaaaaaaataatacaggAAAATAATGTGTATCTCGTTAGAAtggattaaaaatttaaaaattctctccccatattaaattttcaatccatgacatattattttcctatattttctatcaatattttctaatatatatatatatatatatatatataaataaataaataaataaataaatgtatctttaataattaatttattttattttctctctcataatttatatatatatatatattatattttttactcataattttataattttttaatgaaataaaatattatacatattttaattttaagtgtttttctttcctaaaatttatatatattaatttttttttaactaaattttatttttatttttattttctttcttatcctatatatatatattagtaaagaaaaatatatatagtaagagagaaaataattaagatagatAAACTATGAAATAGAAAATTACATAATGTGAATGATTGTAAagatgttatatataataataattaatttatattttattttctcttttatcatatatatatatatatatatatatattacttttaaaaatggttaataccattttattaaaaatttcaaaagtataaggataaaaaatcaaaactagttatgattaaaagatgagaATCAAAATAGCATAAAAAAgctgattagtagcattcggaaataaaaaaatacaataaaaaacagATTACAATCAGAGtgtttatttccatataaacTTATTGCTTCATAAGACCTTCTTTCCATTTCTTTCCTCTTGCGATGTAAAgagagaatttatttttatttaaataaatcataaatttttatttaaatatattgttctatatatataatatacaattatatagattataaaataattaattcaaaagttaattaagaaaaaaaattaagagagaaatatattaagagatctaaaataattaatagataaattaagaaagagaaattaaatgTTAATCGTGAGTGGggagtttatattttaatcgtcattttatatatatatatatatatatatatatatatatatatatatatatatatatatatatatatatatatatatatatatatatatatgaatgaatgaacaatacaaaatatgaatcattatattcaaataaatatttagacaTGTCTCAAGGTTCTAAATCATGTTACTagaatgatattaaaaaatcacATTTTAGTTCAATTTGACTATAGAATAATTCCATATTTAATAGTCAATGGGTTGGTTGAGCAACTCCAACCCATTGACAGTTTTCAAATGGATAATTTGTGGTTAGGGAGAGATTTATGTTAGGATTGAAGTGGACTTATACATTTATACATGAGAGTAGTGACCGAGAGAAGGAATGTTGTGTCACATATGGAATGCCGTATCACCATATTATgattggaaaaataataaagtgtgaggagagagaaaaaataaaatttgctaTTTTTACTGCGGTCAAATTACGTCATTccctctcaaattctctcttccAAATTCACTCTACCAATCATTTTtctatacataaaatattattttattttttcattacaatggtaacatgattttttttttcaatttaattcattatttatttattttaagtctactataatttttttaaactcttcATAACTCGATTTTGTCCATGTTTGTGAGATTATGACGTAAGAATCAACCAGCTCTTTGATTTTCATTGATGACAATGTCACAATTGATTTTGATTAGTTATGAGatcttttcatttttgatttCTCTAAATTACAAAAATGATTGTTGACAACGGATTGAGATATAGGGCTTTTTAATTTATTGCAACCAACCAATAAGCTTAGATCTTGGAAACTCATGTCATATATTTCTTTATGTTTAtacaatttatcaaataaatatagtGAATATTAATACTGGGGTCAAAACTTACTAATATTTGAATTCAACATTTGAAagacatatttatatttatgaagaGAGACTTTTTCTGATTTGACTTGAATAAGTTTCTTTAACAAGACCAATAACAACTTTTTGAACTAATTTGTCAAGTTatgattaaatttgatattGTAGGGCATAGTAAAGATTTAGCTCCTAAAGTTCTGTTCCATTTTGATGAGAaaccaaatttcaaaaaataaattctaaaaagcTCATTCAATTATATCATTGTCTTTGTTTATGAGTAACAAAATCCAAATTTGATCATTTGGATATCCTTTTAAAATTACCAAGGacttcttttatattttgaatactTACTTGCCGGACCAATGCCCATCAATATATAGTGACAAAATGATATATGGGCTTGGTCCAATGGTTGATCCAGAAGGCTCAAAAGCATCAAACAAAGAATATTCTCTTATTCCTTTCTAGGCCCAACTAAGTGATCAAGTTACTAGAGGTTACTGGCTTTTAgtggtatattttttttaggtttttgagatgttgatttcaagaagatattttttcatatatgatttatttttgccAGGTTCTTTTAAATGGTCGATTACTTAGTTTGGACATTTGGGCTTATAAAAGAGGATTTATTTTGGGTTTTCTCTCGATCCAAAGATCCAATATATTGGGGCTTACATGTTGATGTGGGTCATTTAGGGAGTTATTTATGATGATTGCGGATTggataattttttcttatatataaaatagaagtTACCTCTAGAGGCACTATTTCACTCCAATAATATCCAATGATGCAATTCACATTTTTATCAACAAATTGTTGATTCTCCTTCTCTCAGTCTCAGAGGTAGAGGTGCTGGGTTTGAACCATACGATAAGTTCTATGGccagttaaatgattaaatgtgTTTACGGGTTATTTGCTTAAATCGCTATACCATTTTTTATCTCATCTTCTAATCTAACGGTGAAAGGTGGTGGATACCCCAGGTCCCAGAATGATGGTGAGTCCAATAATATCCAATGAAGGAATGCCACATGATCAAAGAGgaaacaaaaattgaaaaatgataCGAGTACTATTCCTTTTATCTACACGTGGTGCTGCCTCGTTAGTTATTATTAGCATGAATCTCGACATTTGCACGAATAAGAGTACATACAAAATagtatttatctataaatattttagataaaattaatattattcaaatctaattaattttaaaatttgttttagtttataaaaattaaatttaatctaaacttaatgttaacatatattttatcccctTGACATGCACTTAATCCttcaattgaccctcatcttgtgactcccACTTTTTCATATGACTCTTTCTTTTGGCAAACTACTCACTAACTTTaattttgtgactcacatttttttatatgtctcttttatccctcgacaaaccactcaccaatcttagtcgacctctcttttactctcacttcgacaaatcaacaaccaatatCAATTGATCACACACGACTTATCCATCGTCAAAACCCAACCACTAACCCCAACTGACCCtcattttgtgactcacactttttcatgtcTCTTTATCCTCTCGGCAAATAATCCATTAACCcaaatcttgtgactcacacttttttatgtctctttatcactcgacaaaccacttatcaatcttagtcaacctctcttttactcacacttcaacaaatcaacaaccaatctaATTGATCacatatgttaggatcggggacgcccttggaggaccgggggtgttttccggttttaagtaagggaggccgcttacaacaacacacacaacttggtggtagtccggttaaagactaaaaccgttctcagcactgcacaacctatcacagactcttgaaccggtgttcaagggcggaagtgtctgtttcaggttgaagcaacgtttgcgacttttagatgatgtttaaggagGAAGATGTTTAATgagagtgagtgaccggttttggaagtatgattggtttgcggttttTATGGTAAgatagcgggaaatgaaagcgaaatgaaagaacacaagacacggaaatttgtttatggatgttcggagcaaaccctcctacgtcaccccttcttctcaggttatgagaaggatcttcactaactctttagagttacagtttacacttccggtcgagcccaacttcgctactcgccggttacaccaaactcacactttgatgtaatacaacacaacacaataatcacacacaaggatttccggttttaggcaaaccgactttagaatgtagagctttatctctctagaattgaatgctttatgactttcacaaTTTCAACTACTCAATTTCTCGTATTCACTGCTGCGTGCTacttgcattaaatgaagacgtttgatcttccttttatagctgaaagtagctaacggctactttcttctctctcttgcggattggttgatcattagcacgcctatctgcaggaggatttcttgcacgcttcaacttcctcgacacctggcattcatgcaggtgactctgagcagatgatgacataaccggttttcagattgatacacgtgttgaacatccgcttccggtcgtcagcatcggatcaccaaggcatcattgcattcctcccatgcttctgatcggatccgatcttcttttatcttttcgagacacgtttcctccgtcacagtacgtcactcttgagatttgaatcttctgacttttgatctgtactttccggtttctgtgtctttgtgcattatgatccggttgaagtgtattcttctgttctttgctaaccggttgtTTGATAAAGTGAAGCCGGTTTCTGTGATCATTtgtcttgatcacttgaagccggtttctttgatgtaatagcggctggttattgatgcacgatttccggttccggtttgttcagtacctgcacatgaagtttaatttctgtttagtttgtctggccggttccaaaattaatctacttaatttttctatcaacatacctcttatccaacgtcaaaccaactactaaccccccaattgaccctcattttgtggctcacacttttttatatgcctcTTTAGGTCCTCAACTGACAAACCACCCACAagccgacctccatctcgtgacctcacattttcaaatgctcgtcaaactaaccactaattccaacctcacactcgacaaaccacctacCACCTAACCTCCATCTCGTAaactcacactttcaaatgatcgccaaaccaaccactaattccgacctcacacttttagatTTCTCGTATCCTTTGTTTAAAAGGTTAAgaatgcattcttgaaaatataatttgcAAGTTTTGGGATTCAAATCATAGTCTTAAGAATgtaatgtgaacactttaaccgctagaccacttgaGATCAATGACAGACCCAAAAATGTTTTTTCGGGGGGAAAGTACATAGTAACGTATCattttttggcgatcaaataaatacattttttaattaaatttttactcggtaattacataaaaatactaacaaacacaattacaaaatactaacaaacacaattacaaaatactaacaagcacacttactaaattattcttgtccatgagtcggtacaaaagaagacaaaatatcttcattacgttgactataccaatcaataaattcaagaaaattacctttatttgatgaactacttgactcatcatgtcctcgaaaaggtaatcatTGTCTCAATAaaaagcgtgttacatcaaatattttcgttaaacgggtgcgataatttatttctatatcacgaccatgtgtacgtaaaacgtttaTCACGTTATGTCTTTAatcttgaaatgattcaaattgaattct
It encodes the following:
- the LOC124927916 gene encoding defensin-like protein 1 produces the protein MKTRTLVIFFFLIIGLASELSVVKPFAEARDCRSQSHGFHGVCLSDHNCGQVCRNEGFTGGDCAGFRLRCFCTRTC